A single window of Lutzomyia longipalpis isolate SR_M1_2022 chromosome 1, ASM2433408v1 DNA harbors:
- the LOC129786158 gene encoding AN1-type zinc finger protein 2A translates to MEFPDLGKHCSVSTCQRLDFLPVKCDACSEILCSEHYSYEKHGCKSGQRKDVQVPVCPLCGEPVPTPSDVSPDLTVGRHIDQFCRSEKKRIFTNMCSFAGCRQKELVPILCGDCKKNYCIRHRHFNDHRCQGKAREPQASRKGIFGSAPKAPVRATATSGHAQLVQGNMTEDEALAHAIALSMQEQEHRQPPTVAVGGAQSNSSSKDKCSLS, encoded by the exons ATGGAGTTCCCAGATCTTGGAAAACACTGTTCCGTTTCCACCTGCCAGCGACTTG ACTTCCTGCCCGTCAAGTGTGATGCCTGCAGTGAGATACTCTGTTCAGAGCACTACAGCTACGAGAAGCACGGTTGCAAATCAGGGCAGAGGAAGGATGTTCAGGTGCCAGTGTGTCCTCTGTGTGGGGAACCTGTGCCCACACCTAGCGACGTCTCCCCGGACCTCACAGTAGGACGCCACATAGATCAGTTCTGTCGATCAGAGAAGAAACGAATCTTCACCAATATGTGCTCTTTTGCGGGATGTCGCCAGAAGGAGCTCGTGCCCATTCTCTGTGGGGACTGCAAGAAGAATTACTGCATCCGTCATAGGCACTTCAATGATCACCGGTGTCAGGGGAAGGCGCGAGAGCCCCAAGCATCACGGAAAGGTATCTTTGGTAGTGCCCCAAAAGCCCCAGTAAGAGCAACAGCAACTTCCGGACATGCCCAACTTGTCCAGGGCAACATGACGGAGGATGAGGCACTCGCACATGCAATTGCCCTATCTATGCAAGAGCAGGAGCACCGTCAGCCACCCACCGTAGCCGTAGGAGGAGCACAAAGCAACTCCAGTTCCAAGGACAAGTGCTCACTATCGTGA
- the LOC129786161 gene encoding UPF0488 protein CG14286 codes for MPPPKLKLHKSSGKVKDLKLLKAPEQNTSQVVENNIELELCWCVQKLELSLSSGKLSEKQALDTEKTLRILKGANQPVIKKRQVMRNTFGDYRAQMAEEEKQLSLVAKKIKFTTPKEQKNDKNASKSYFVKKSALQHSGTDFKFNFNVDENQKCSESETKSEDKSETTKESPEHPDGPDCHDSQSKSKFIPSDNSFRFNFQVEEN; via the exons ATGCCTCCTCCGAAGTTAAAACTTCACAAATCATCAGGAAAAGTAAAGGATCTCAAACTATTGAAAGCTCCTGAGCAAAATACATCTCAAGTTgtggaaaataatattgaattggAGCTCTGTTGGTGCGTTCAAAAATTGGAACTTTCCCTGTCTTCGGGAAAATTGTCCGAAAAACAag CTTTAGATACAGAGAAAACACTGAGGATTCTCAAAGGAGCAAATCAACCTGTAATAAAGAAACGACAGGTAATGCGAAATACCTTTGGTGACTACCGGGCACAGAtggctgaagaagaaaagcaacTTTCTCTTG tggctaaaaagataaaattcacAACGCCAAAGGAGCAAAAGAATGATAAAAATGCCTCCAAATCATATTTTGTAAAGAAGTCTGCTCTGCAACATTCGGGAACTGACTTTAAGTTCAACTTTAATGTTGATGAGAATCAAAAATGTTCTGAAAGTGAGACAAAGTCGGAAGATAAGAGCGAAACAACAAAGGAGAGTCCTGAGCATCCTGATGGTCCTGATTGCCACGATAGTCAAtctaaaagtaaatttattccTTCGGATAATTCTTTTAGATTCAATTTTcaagttgaagaaaattaa
- the LOC129786076 gene encoding O-phosphoseryl-tRNA(Sec) selenium transferase yields the protein MNEQNLMGYFKDPPTTGYVRNALDAMRHRDNKIQEILEQRKLPEEGWDDDVIEYIVRELSQMDTNRFPFGSGAGEREGRMYSNVVARRHFGFAHGIGRSGDLSEAQPKAIGATILSDITNRMLRDLVRLAGLRKAKKCMMVPMATGMTLMFTMLHFQRTRKLPEDPKIVLWSRIDQKSCFKSMTSGGFHPLIIDTIRRGDLLCTDVEAFRREIESLGANNILCIMSTTSCFAPRGCDDIIALAKLAQEHGIPHLVNNAYGLQSSLCTHQIEQAVRLGGRVDYVVQSTDKNLMVPVGGSIVVAFEEGKIEKLAKTYPGRASISQTIDVFITLLSMGQQGFMKLLQQQKECFAKLVEIFQQIAKECGEKVLETQAGNRISLTLTLTTFTQNDRATEVGYRLYRAGITGARVVPKGETKTIEGYTFENWGGHTSTASNAPYITAAAAIGCEPHEIQRLFRKLKSILVEIRKEISLIP from the exons atGAATGAACAAAATTTGATGGGTTATTTTAAGGACCCTCCTACAACGGGATACGTTAGAAATGCTCTGGATGCGATGCGTCACCGTGATAATAAGATTCAGGAGATTTTGGAGCAG AGGAAATTGCCAGAAGAAGGATGGGATGATGATGTGATTGAGTACATTGTCCGGGAACTATCGCAAATGGATACAAATCGCTTTCCCTTTGGCTCGGGTGCTGGAGAGAGGGAGGGTAGGATGTATAGCAATGTTGTGGCAAGGAGGCATTTTGGGTTTGCACATGGAATAGGCCGTTCGGGGGATTTGTCGGAGGCTCAACCAAAGGCAATTGGAGCTACAATTCTCAGTGATATTACTAATAGAATGCTTCGGGATCTCGTCCGCCTGGCTGGTCTGCGAAAGGCTAAGAAGTGCATGATGGTACCCATGGCTACGGGGATGACCCTCATGTTCACCATGCTGCATTTTCAGCGCACGCGGAAGCTTCCGGAGGACCCAAAGATTGTCCTTTGGTCACGAATTGATCAGAAATCTTGCTTCAAGAGCATGACTTCTGGGGGATTCCATCCACTGATTATTGACACCATTCGTCGGGGGGATCTCCTTTGTACGGATGTGGAGGCATTCAGAAGGGAGATTGAGTCATTGGGGGCTAATAATATTCTTTGTATTATGTCCACAACGAGTTGCTTTGCTCCCAGGGGATGTGATGACATCATAGCCCTGGCTAAGCTGGCACAGGAACACGGTATTCCACATCTTGTAAACAATGCTTATGGGCTGCAGAGTAGCCTGTGTACGCATCAGATTGAACAGGCTGTCCGGCTGGGTGGAAGGGTGGATTACGTTGTGCAGAGCACAGATAAGAATCTCATGGTTCCTGTTGGAGGTTCCATTGTGGTGGCCTTTGaggagggaaaaattgaaaagttggCCAAAACTTATCCCGGAAGAGCGTCCATTTCCCAAACAATCGATGTCTTCATAACTCTCCTATCAATGGGGCAACAGGGCTTCATGAAACTGCTGCAGCAGCAAAAGGAATGCTTTGCAAAGCTCGTGGAGATATTCCAGCAGATCGCCAAGGAGTGTGGGGAGAAAGTTCTCGAGACTCAAGCGGGAAATCGCATTTCCCTCACCCTCACCTTGACCACATTCACGCAGAACGATCGTGCTACAGAAGTTGGGTATCGGCTCTACCGGGCTGGCATCACCGGAGCCAGGGTCGTTCCAAAAGGTGAAACAAAGACCATTGAGGGGTACACCTTTGAAAATTGGGGCGGACACACCTCAACAGCCTCAAATGCTCCCTACATAACCGCCGCAGCGGCCATTGGATGCGAACCCCATGAGATACAGAGACTCTTCCGGAAGCTCAAGTCGATTCTTGTGGAAATTCGCAAGGAAATATCCCTAATTCCATAA